One window of Saccharopolyspora phatthalungensis genomic DNA carries:
- a CDS encoding phospho-sugar mutase codes for MTVDAELRSATRRWIAGDIDPRTRAELQQLLDADDAALADRMSGMPRFGTAGLRAPVRAGANGMNRAVVVRTTAGAAAWLTERGHRGGVVVVGRDARHGSEDFATDAAGVLAAAGFDVRLLPEPLPTPVLAHATRTLRAVAGIQITASHNPPQDNGYKLYLLGGVHLVSPADIEIEAAIAAAPAANSVPRKESWSVHDSALDDYLARVATLPRGDARTLRVAATALHGVGAQPLLQALHRAGFDDVHLVASQAKPDPDFPTVGFPNPEEPGATDKLLALAGEIDADLAIALDPDADRCALGVEENGTWRMLRGDETGVLLAEHILSTLDRSAKPDPLVATTIVSATMLRSIAAEFGVRYAETLTGFKWLVRAGDGAGTGLVYAYEEAIGHCVDPDEVRDKDGISTAVLSCDLAATAKAAGRGLPELLDVLSTKHGVHQTGQVSVRVTDLSVIPRIMRRLREQPPTRLADITVDVEDLLPDTDALVITGAGGLRVVIRPSGTEPKLKCYLQVVEQVGELPPATAKQRAADRLDALKQAVSDLVRRG; via the coding sequence ATGACGGTGGATGCGGAGCTGCGCTCGGCCACGCGACGGTGGATCGCCGGTGACATCGATCCCCGGACGCGCGCCGAGTTGCAGCAGCTGCTCGACGCCGACGACGCGGCGCTCGCCGACCGGATGTCCGGCATGCCGCGGTTCGGCACCGCGGGCCTGCGCGCGCCGGTGCGCGCGGGGGCGAATGGGATGAACCGCGCCGTGGTCGTGCGCACGACGGCGGGGGCGGCGGCCTGGCTGACCGAGCGCGGTCACCGCGGCGGTGTCGTCGTGGTCGGTCGTGATGCGCGGCACGGCTCGGAGGACTTCGCCACCGACGCCGCCGGGGTGCTGGCGGCGGCTGGTTTCGACGTGCGGCTGCTGCCCGAGCCGCTGCCGACGCCAGTGCTGGCGCACGCCACCCGCACGCTGCGTGCGGTCGCGGGGATTCAGATCACTGCCTCGCACAACCCGCCGCAGGACAACGGGTACAAGCTGTACCTGCTGGGCGGCGTTCACCTGGTGAGCCCGGCGGATATCGAGATCGAGGCGGCGATCGCCGCGGCACCGGCCGCGAATTCGGTGCCGCGCAAGGAAAGCTGGTCGGTGCACGATTCCGCGCTGGACGACTACTTGGCGCGAGTCGCAACGCTGCCGCGCGGCGATGCCCGCACGCTCCGGGTCGCGGCGACCGCGTTGCATGGCGTCGGCGCGCAGCCGCTCCTGCAGGCGCTGCATCGCGCCGGTTTCGACGACGTGCATCTTGTTGCGTCCCAAGCGAAACCGGATCCGGACTTCCCCACCGTCGGCTTCCCGAACCCGGAGGAACCGGGGGCGACCGATAAGCTGCTGGCGCTGGCTGGCGAGATCGACGCCGACCTGGCGATCGCGCTGGACCCGGACGCCGACAGATGTGCCCTCGGCGTCGAGGAGAACGGCACTTGGCGGATGCTGCGCGGCGACGAGACCGGCGTCCTGCTCGCCGAACACATCTTGTCCACATTGGATCGTTCCGCGAAGCCGGATCCGCTGGTGGCGACCACGATCGTGTCCGCGACCATGCTGCGCTCGATCGCCGCCGAGTTCGGCGTCCGCTATGCCGAGACACTGACCGGTTTCAAGTGGCTGGTGCGCGCCGGTGACGGTGCCGGAACCGGGCTGGTCTACGCCTACGAAGAAGCCATCGGACACTGCGTCGACCCGGACGAGGTGCGTGACAAGGACGGCATCTCCACCGCCGTGCTGAGCTGCGACCTGGCCGCTACCGCGAAGGCCGCCGGACGCGGTCTGCCGGAACTACTCGATGTGCTGTCTACCAAGCACGGCGTGCACCAGACCGGCCAGGTTTCGGTGCGCGTCACCGACCTGAGCGTGATTCCGCGGATCATGCGGCGGCTGCGCGAGCAGCCGCCGACCCGGCTCGCCGACATCACTGTGGACGTCGAGGACCTGCTGCCCGATACCGATGCGCTGGTGATCACCGGAGCCGGCGGGCTCCGGGTCGTCATCCGCCCGTCCGGCACCGAACCCAAGCTCAAGTGCTACCTACAGGTCGTCGAGCAGGTCGGCGAACTCCCGCCGGCGACGGCGAAGCAGCGCGCCGCGGACCGGCTCGACGCGCTGAAGCAGGCGGTTTCCGACCTCGTGCGGCGAGGCTGA
- a CDS encoding type II toxin-antitoxin system death-on-curing family toxin, with amino-acid sequence MTVYLDASDLLLLATAVTDGDLMVRDSGLLDAAAYRPRAEVLGVPAYGTLWLKSAALLDSIVRTRPLTQGNWQLGWVAAVAMCDVNGWWVEADDEAALLLVREVGRDQRELAEVADCLERWAKPKA; translated from the coding sequence GTGACGGTATATCTCGACGCGTCCGACCTGCTCCTGCTCGCCACCGCGGTGACCGACGGTGACCTGATGGTGCGCGACAGCGGACTGCTGGACGCTGCGGCGTATCGCCCGCGCGCGGAGGTCCTCGGGGTGCCGGCCTACGGGACCCTGTGGCTGAAGTCGGCCGCGCTGCTGGATTCGATCGTGCGTACCCGGCCGCTGACCCAGGGTAACTGGCAGCTGGGCTGGGTGGCCGCGGTGGCGATGTGCGACGTCAACGGCTGGTGGGTGGAGGCCGACGACGAAGCGGCGCTGTTGCTGGTCCGCGAGGTCGGCCGCGACCAGCGGGAACTTGCCGAAGTGGCGGACTGCCTGGAGCGCTGGGCGAAGCCCAAGGCCTGA
- a CDS encoding purine-nucleoside phosphorylase: protein MTPTTTSDPSAAANVAAATLAEITGTDRHDLAVVLGSGWQPAAEEIGRPSAELSMSDLPGFVAPGAIGHSGRLWSVPVGDKRVLVMLGRTHLYEGKGVEAVAHGVRTAVAAGCRTVVLTNAAGGLREGMQVGQPVLISDHVNMTARSPLVGANFVDLTDLYSPRLRELARGIDPSLAEGVYAGLPGPHFETPAEIRMLRGLGVDLVGMSTVLEAIAARAEGAEVFGLSLVTNLAAGLSGQPLNHQEVLDAGRAAASRMGKLLRSLLETA, encoded by the coding sequence GTGACGCCTACGACGACTTCCGACCCCTCTGCCGCCGCGAACGTGGCCGCCGCCACGCTCGCCGAGATCACCGGCACCGACCGCCACGATCTGGCCGTGGTGCTCGGCTCCGGCTGGCAGCCCGCCGCCGAGGAGATCGGCCGGCCGAGCGCCGAGTTGAGCATGTCCGACCTACCGGGCTTCGTCGCGCCGGGCGCGATCGGGCACAGCGGCAGGCTCTGGTCGGTTCCGGTGGGCGACAAGCGGGTGCTGGTCATGCTTGGGCGAACGCATCTGTACGAGGGCAAGGGCGTCGAGGCGGTGGCGCACGGCGTGCGGACCGCGGTCGCCGCCGGGTGCCGGACCGTGGTACTCACCAACGCCGCCGGCGGATTGCGCGAGGGCATGCAGGTCGGGCAGCCGGTGCTGATCAGCGACCACGTCAACATGACCGCCCGGTCGCCGCTGGTCGGCGCCAATTTCGTGGACCTCACCGACCTGTACTCGCCGCGGCTGCGGGAGCTCGCGCGCGGCATCGACCCCTCGCTAGCGGAAGGCGTGTACGCCGGGCTGCCCGGGCCGCACTTCGAGACCCCGGCGGAGATCCGGATGCTGCGCGGGCTCGGCGTCGACCTGGTCGGGATGTCCACCGTGCTGGAGGCCATCGCGGCCCGCGCCGAGGGCGCCGAGGTGTTCGGGCTGTCGCTGGTGACCAACCTGGCCGCCGGGTTGAGCGGGCAACCGTTGAACCATCAGGAAGTTCTGGACGCTGGCCGCGCCGCGGCCAGCCGGATGGGCAAGCTGCTGCGCTCCCTGCTGGAGACCGCATGA
- a CDS encoding serine/threonine-protein kinase produces the protein MTVPTDSNDTLAGAGRLIADRYRLDRKLGGGAMGTVWSGTDELLRRQVAIKEVKLPPGIPEEEAAELRERALREARAIAVLSHPNVVTLYDVARESGEPFVVMELVPSQSLATILSEHGALDDHQLAVIADGVAAGLEAAHRAGIVHRDVKPGNVLIGDDGRIKVSDFGISRNIAEHTITKTGILLGTPAFIAPEVAAGEAVSSAADRWGLGATMFAAAEGHPPYDVGDDPLATVTEVVRGPVPVASRPGPIGDIIRALMVKDSTQRMSLTDVRRRIQHLLPEPGARPFAMLLDPDAPTVKVRQRELPTPVRQPSLAPGSAPLARDPGLPPFALKEPPPRRRSRWAEVALGVVAVVLFAAALAGGFASTRLLAGKSVLPDSTTSNVEPGAQVARLNLAKHRDDAMHTSAPDGGEFSIMAPADPGWRLFHSERTDVANSLVVSFVSPDGSTEIAVQRYGGFFGSGKEISDYVNALPKIAAGEVTVQASFADGDGQQRMEYTTTEKPLLGSLGGQRRRSTAAELIRRGNDLWIVRVTVPIDQAASGEGILNQIKGTLETRS, from the coding sequence TGGATCGCAAGCTCGGCGGCGGTGCGATGGGCACCGTGTGGTCCGGCACGGACGAGCTGTTGCGGCGGCAGGTGGCGATCAAGGAGGTCAAGCTGCCGCCGGGGATTCCGGAGGAGGAGGCCGCCGAGCTGCGCGAGCGGGCGCTGCGGGAGGCCCGCGCCATCGCCGTCCTGTCGCACCCCAACGTCGTGACGCTCTACGACGTGGCCCGCGAATCCGGCGAACCGTTCGTGGTCATGGAGCTGGTGCCGTCGCAGAGCCTCGCCACGATCCTCAGCGAGCACGGGGCTCTCGACGACCACCAGCTGGCGGTGATCGCCGATGGCGTGGCCGCCGGATTGGAGGCCGCGCACCGGGCCGGCATCGTGCACCGCGACGTCAAGCCCGGCAATGTGCTGATCGGAGACGACGGCCGGATCAAGGTCAGCGACTTCGGGATCTCCCGCAACATCGCCGAGCACACCATCACCAAGACCGGAATCCTGCTCGGCACACCGGCGTTCATCGCCCCGGAGGTCGCCGCGGGCGAAGCCGTCAGCTCCGCCGCCGACCGGTGGGGGCTCGGCGCGACGATGTTCGCCGCGGCCGAGGGGCACCCGCCCTACGACGTGGGCGATGACCCGCTGGCCACCGTGACCGAGGTGGTGCGCGGTCCCGTGCCAGTGGCCTCCCGGCCCGGTCCGATCGGCGACATCATCCGGGCCTTGATGGTCAAGGATTCGACGCAGCGGATGTCGCTGACCGATGTGCGCCGGCGGATCCAGCACCTGTTGCCCGAGCCCGGGGCCCGCCCATTCGCGATGCTGCTGGACCCGGATGCGCCGACGGTGAAGGTGCGGCAACGGGAATTGCCGACGCCGGTCCGGCAGCCTTCGCTCGCACCAGGCTCCGCGCCGCTGGCCCGCGATCCCGGCCTGCCGCCGTTCGCGTTGAAAGAGCCGCCACCGCGCCGCCGGTCGCGGTGGGCGGAGGTCGCGCTCGGTGTCGTCGCGGTCGTGCTCTTCGCCGCCGCGCTGGCCGGTGGCTTCGCCAGCACCCGGCTGCTCGCCGGCAAGTCGGTGCTGCCGGACTCGACGACGTCGAACGTCGAGCCCGGTGCGCAGGTGGCGCGGCTGAACCTGGCCAAGCACCGCGACGACGCAATGCACACGTCCGCCCCGGACGGCGGGGAGTTCAGCATCATGGCCCCGGCCGATCCGGGTTGGCGGCTGTTCCACAGCGAGCGCACGGATGTCGCCAACAGCCTGGTGGTGTCGTTCGTGTCTCCGGACGGCAGCACGGAGATCGCCGTCCAGCGCTACGGCGGTTTCTTCGGTTCTGGCAAGGAGATCTCGGACTACGTCAACGCCCTGCCGAAGATCGCCGCGGGCGAAGTCACCGTGCAAGCCAGCTTTGCCGACGGCGACGGCCAGCAGCGGATGGAGTACACGACGACCGAGAAACCGCTGCTCGGCTCGCTCGGTGGGCAGCGGCGGCGCAGCACCGCTGCGGAACTGATCCGCCGCGGCAACGACCTCTGGATCGTGCGCGTGACGGTGCCGATCGACCAGGCGGCGTCCGGCGAGGGGATCCTCAACCAGATCAAGGGGACCCTGGAAACCCGGTCCTGA
- a CDS encoding flavodoxin family protein, with amino-acid sequence MPRLLIVHHTPSPGMQAMFEKVVAGATTDEIEGVEVVRRPALSATATDVLEADGYLLGTPANLGYISGALKHFFDTIYYPCLDSTGGRPYGCYVHGNEGVEGALRAIRSITTGLSWRPVAEPVTVLGQPDKDALEACWELGATVAAGLMP; translated from the coding sequence ATGCCGAGGCTGCTGATCGTGCACCACACCCCTTCCCCCGGCATGCAGGCGATGTTCGAGAAGGTCGTCGCGGGTGCCACGACGGACGAGATCGAGGGCGTAGAGGTGGTGCGGCGACCGGCCTTGAGCGCCACGGCCACCGATGTCCTGGAAGCCGACGGTTACCTGCTCGGCACCCCGGCCAATCTCGGCTACATCAGCGGCGCGTTGAAGCACTTCTTCGACACGATCTACTACCCGTGCCTGGATTCGACGGGCGGCCGACCGTACGGCTGCTACGTGCACGGCAACGAGGGCGTAGAGGGCGCACTACGGGCGATCCGGTCGATCACGACCGGCTTGTCGTGGCGGCCCGTTGCCGAACCGGTCACCGTGCTCGGTCAGCCGGACAAGGACGCGCTGGAGGCATGCTGGGAACTCGGCGCCACGGTAGCGGCCGGGCTGATGCCCTGA
- a CDS encoding TetR/AcrR family transcriptional regulator, with protein sequence MARPRAHDEALRTRLLDRAGELLSAHGPEGLSLRRLAADVGTSTTAVYSLFGGKPGLVRELYVEGFRRLCDRMERVTRTGDAVHDLTALGHAYRDSALANRHFYSIMFGHAVPDFTPDERAWGQALRSMQPLREAIDKAIEDGVLIDADPAEVVFAAWALVHGLVSLELSGSAPTEDERSARYERALRNGFAGWRR encoded by the coding sequence ATGGCGAGACCGCGAGCGCACGACGAAGCCCTCCGCACCCGCCTGCTCGACCGGGCCGGGGAGCTGCTGTCCGCGCACGGCCCGGAGGGGTTGAGCCTGCGCCGGCTCGCCGCGGACGTGGGAACCTCGACCACCGCGGTGTATTCGCTGTTCGGCGGCAAGCCGGGGCTGGTCCGCGAGCTGTATGTGGAGGGGTTCCGGCGGCTCTGCGACCGGATGGAGCGAGTGACGCGCACCGGTGATGCGGTCCACGACCTGACCGCGCTCGGCCACGCCTACCGGGACAGCGCACTGGCCAACCGGCACTTCTACTCGATCATGTTCGGGCACGCCGTACCCGACTTCACGCCCGACGAGCGGGCATGGGGGCAGGCGCTGCGCAGCATGCAGCCGCTGCGAGAGGCGATCGACAAGGCGATCGAGGACGGGGTCCTGATCGATGCCGATCCGGCGGAGGTCGTCTTCGCGGCCTGGGCGCTGGTGCATGGCCTGGTTTCGCTGGAACTGAGCGGTTCGGCGCCTACCGAGGACGAGCGCAGCGCCCGCTACGAACGGGCGCTGCGCAATGGTTTCGCGGGTTGGAGGCGCTGA
- a CDS encoding glutathione-independent formaldehyde dehydrogenase, with amino-acid sequence MKAVVYQEPFSVAINEVERPTIQHPNDVIVRITSTAICGSDLHMYEGRTAAQPGIVFGHENMGIIDEVGSGVVSLNRGDRVVMPFNVACGFCKNCMAGNTGFCLTVNPGFAGGAYGYVAMGPYTGGQAEYLRVPFADFNCLKLPADGSHEADFILLADIFPTGYHGCELAQVSPGESVVVYGAGPVGLMAAYSALLRGAARVFSVDRVPERLAKAEEMGATAIDFSSGDPVEMIKDQTDGEGTDKGVDAVGYQAQVADASKEEPAIVLNSVIQTVRPTGRIGVPGLYVPSDPGGVDEHAKQGMLLVAIGKMFEKGQTMGTGQCNVKRYNRQLRDMIIAGRAKPSFVVSHELSLNEAPDAYRKFDQRIEGYTKVILHP; translated from the coding sequence ATGAAGGCAGTCGTGTACCAGGAACCCTTCTCGGTCGCGATCAACGAAGTGGAGCGGCCGACGATCCAGCACCCCAACGACGTGATCGTGCGCATCACCTCGACCGCCATCTGCGGATCCGACCTGCACATGTATGAGGGGCGGACGGCCGCCCAGCCGGGCATCGTGTTCGGGCACGAGAACATGGGCATCATCGACGAGGTCGGTTCCGGCGTCGTCAGCCTGAACCGCGGCGACCGGGTCGTGATGCCGTTCAACGTGGCGTGCGGCTTCTGCAAGAACTGCATGGCCGGCAACACCGGCTTCTGTCTGACCGTCAACCCCGGCTTCGCCGGCGGCGCCTACGGCTACGTTGCGATGGGGCCCTACACCGGCGGGCAGGCCGAATACCTTCGGGTGCCCTTCGCCGACTTCAACTGCCTGAAGTTACCGGCCGACGGCAGCCACGAGGCGGACTTCATCCTGCTGGCCGACATCTTCCCGACCGGCTATCACGGCTGCGAGCTAGCGCAGGTCTCGCCGGGTGAGAGTGTCGTGGTCTACGGGGCCGGCCCGGTCGGTCTGATGGCCGCGTATTCGGCGCTGCTGCGCGGTGCGGCGCGCGTGTTCTCCGTCGACCGCGTGCCAGAGCGGTTGGCGAAGGCGGAGGAGATGGGTGCGACCGCGATCGACTTCTCCAGCGGCGACCCTGTCGAGATGATCAAGGACCAGACCGACGGCGAGGGCACCGACAAGGGCGTCGACGCGGTCGGCTACCAGGCGCAGGTCGCTGACGCCTCGAAGGAGGAGCCGGCCATCGTGCTGAACTCGGTGATCCAGACGGTGCGCCCGACCGGTCGGATCGGCGTGCCCGGCCTCTACGTGCCCTCGGACCCGGGTGGTGTAGACGAGCACGCCAAGCAGGGCATGCTGCTCGTGGCCATCGGGAAGATGTTCGAGAAGGGCCAGACGATGGGCACCGGGCAGTGCAACGTCAAGCGCTACAACCGGCAGCTGCGCGACATGATCATCGCGGGCCGGGCCAAGCCGAGCTTCGTGGTCTCGCACGAGCTGTCCCTGAACGAGGCGCCGGACGCCTACCGCAAGTTCGACCAGCGAATCGAGGGCTACACCAAGGTCATCCTGCACCCGTGA
- the upp gene encoding uracil phosphoribosyltransferase, with translation MDVRVVDHPLVKARLSTMRDARTNSAAFRAALQELTLMLIYEATRDAEVAVEPIHTPVARTNGYRLATPPLLVPVLRAGLGMADQAHRLIPEAQMGFVGLARDEKTLQPTPYLESLPADLAGRPVLVLDPMLATGGSMVHTISLLTDRGASDVTAICTLAAPEGIRRLDESGLPVRVVTASVDERLNESGFIVPGLGDAGDREYGAV, from the coding sequence ATGGATGTTCGGGTCGTGGACCACCCCCTCGTGAAGGCAAGACTGTCCACAATGCGTGATGCGCGCACCAACAGCGCCGCGTTCCGCGCCGCGCTGCAAGAGCTGACATTGATGCTGATCTACGAGGCGACGCGAGACGCCGAGGTCGCGGTGGAGCCGATCCACACGCCGGTGGCACGCACCAACGGCTACCGGCTGGCGACCCCGCCGCTGCTGGTTCCGGTGCTGCGGGCCGGTCTCGGCATGGCCGACCAGGCGCACCGGCTCATCCCGGAGGCGCAGATGGGCTTCGTCGGGCTGGCCAGGGACGAAAAGACCTTGCAGCCCACGCCGTACCTGGAGTCGCTGCCCGCGGATCTCGCCGGGCGCCCGGTGCTAGTGCTGGACCCGATGCTGGCCACCGGTGGTTCGATGGTGCACACGATCAGTTTGCTGACCGACCGTGGCGCCAGCGACGTCACCGCGATCTGCACGCTGGCCGCCCCGGAAGGCATCCGGCGGCTGGACGAATCCGGGCTGCCGGTGCGGGTGGTCACCGCGAGCGTCGACGAGCGGCTCAACGAGTCGGGATTCATCGTGCCGGGCCTCGGCGATGCGGGAGACCGCGAGTACGGCGCGGTGTAA
- a CDS encoding CU044_2847 family protein gives MGVVGEMAQLVKMPLDDGGELLIEAADGQGSIPVGGGGKVVQASETVQKAMGNIRSAAEAVLGELRAMEQPPAKVNVQFGIKVTGEANLAVAKSAGEANFNVTIEWNGVKPSK, from the coding sequence ATGGGGGTTGTCGGCGAGATGGCACAGCTGGTCAAGATGCCGCTGGATGACGGCGGCGAATTGCTCATCGAAGCGGCCGACGGCCAGGGCTCCATACCGGTCGGCGGCGGCGGGAAGGTCGTGCAGGCCTCCGAGACCGTGCAGAAGGCGATGGGCAACATCCGGTCCGCGGCAGAAGCGGTGCTCGGTGAACTGCGCGCGATGGAACAGCCGCCGGCGAAGGTCAACGTGCAGTTCGGCATCAAGGTCACCGGCGAAGCGAACCTCGCGGTCGCCAAGTCGGCGGGCGAGGCGAACTTCAACGTCACCATCGAGTGGAACGGCGTCAAGCCGAGCAAATGA
- a CDS encoding TetR/AcrR family transcriptional regulator: MSVPVPPWQQRAARNRPVKQPLNLELIVRTALDLLDSEGLDAVSMRKVAQRLGTGAASLYAYVRNKDELHELMLDLVIGEIAVPKLAPERWQEQIKDVMRQQVRVFTAHPGIARVVLRTPAPTGPNALVVTEAMTAILRSAALPDRVVAFAVDILALFGTAVAMERSADFGLSDAERAERMAMVQRYFSELPAERFPTLVSMLPAMMSGEADERFEFGLDLLVQGIAAHGG, translated from the coding sequence ATGTCTGTGCCCGTCCCGCCCTGGCAACAGCGAGCCGCGCGCAACCGGCCGGTGAAGCAGCCGCTGAACCTGGAGCTGATCGTGCGCACCGCGCTCGACCTGCTCGACAGCGAGGGTCTGGACGCGGTCAGCATGCGCAAGGTCGCGCAGCGGCTCGGCACCGGTGCGGCCTCACTGTATGCCTATGTGCGCAACAAGGACGAACTACACGAGCTGATGCTCGACCTCGTGATCGGCGAGATCGCGGTGCCGAAGCTCGCCCCGGAGAGGTGGCAGGAGCAAATCAAGGATGTGATGCGCCAGCAGGTCAGGGTGTTCACGGCACATCCCGGCATCGCGCGGGTGGTGCTGCGCACCCCGGCGCCGACGGGGCCGAATGCGCTGGTCGTCACCGAGGCGATGACAGCCATCCTGCGCTCGGCTGCGCTGCCCGACCGCGTGGTGGCGTTCGCCGTCGACATCCTCGCCCTGTTCGGCACGGCTGTCGCGATGGAGCGCAGCGCCGACTTCGGGCTCAGCGATGCCGAGCGAGCCGAACGGATGGCGATGGTCCAGCGGTATTTCTCGGAACTTCCGGCGGAGCGGTTCCCGACCCTGGTTTCGATGCTCCCGGCGATGATGTCCGGCGAGGCCGACGAGCGCTTCGAGTTCGGGCTCGACCTCCTTGTGCAGGGCATCGCCGCCCACGGCGGGTAG
- a CDS encoding transposase, with product MPHVRALTRGDRRRNERLTRLRSIVRREFAVVAVDLASAKQAAVVADHDSRVLGRRMFSGDAWVIDDILDWAGPVAAKAGFAGVVLGCEPTGHRWKPLLDRARARGVELVCVNPMLVHRGREEEDFTRDRSDFKDATIIAKRVAELRCYVPYVLEGHWCRLRHLGARRADQLVAAGSARQRLRDLLECAWPAVLSTASKPLDTLTWRVAMAVSTDPARIMAMGFDAFAAAVRDELPRWGGSRRNLRILRAIFDAARTPGGVATEQAAACERAAYALDDWHHALGQLADVEARMIEVLDTLELSTLVTTITGLSVVGAAAILAETGDPARFDCARTWVKHAGLCPRANESGNFHGITTVSRRGRPGLRTAAWRAIWGALTHNPVYTARYTHLTTRETNPLRPGQARTALAAALLRQLFVVVTRRVAWDPAVAAGTTKEVAPQAA from the coding sequence CGGCCAAACAGGCGGCGGTGGTCGCCGATCACGATTCGCGGGTGCTGGGCCGACGCATGTTCAGCGGGGATGCGTGGGTGATCGATGACATCCTGGACTGGGCCGGGCCGGTCGCCGCCAAGGCGGGGTTCGCCGGTGTGGTGCTGGGGTGCGAGCCGACCGGGCATCGCTGGAAGCCGCTGCTGGACCGGGCCCGCGCTCGCGGAGTTGAGCTGGTGTGCGTGAACCCGATGCTGGTGCACCGTGGCCGGGAGGAAGAGGACTTCACCCGCGACCGGTCGGACTTCAAAGACGCCACGATCATCGCCAAACGCGTCGCGGAACTGCGCTGTTACGTGCCCTATGTGCTGGAGGGGCACTGGTGTCGCCTGCGGCATCTGGGGGCTCGCCGTGCCGATCAGCTTGTTGCCGCGGGGTCGGCCCGGCAGCGTTTGCGTGATCTGCTGGAGTGTGCCTGGCCTGCGGTGCTGTCCACCGCGAGCAAGCCTTTGGACACGCTGACCTGGCGGGTGGCCATGGCGGTGTCCACCGACCCGGCCCGGATCATGGCGATGGGCTTTGATGCCTTTGCCGCGGCAGTGCGTGACGAACTTCCCCGCTGGGGTGGCAGCCGCCGCAATCTGCGCATTCTGCGCGCGATCTTCGACGCCGCTCGCACACCTGGCGGGGTTGCTACCGAGCAAGCCGCGGCCTGCGAACGAGCGGCCTACGCACTCGACGACTGGCACCATGCCCTGGGGCAGCTCGCCGACGTTGAGGCCCGCATGATCGAGGTCCTCGACACCCTGGAACTGTCCACGTTGGTCACCACCATCACGGGGTTGTCGGTCGTCGGGGCCGCCGCCATCCTCGCCGAGACCGGCGACCCAGCGCGCTTCGACTGTGCCCGAACCTGGGTCAAGCATGCGGGGTTGTGCCCACGTGCCAACGAATCCGGGAACTTTCACGGCATCACCACGGTCTCCCGCCGCGGCCGCCCCGGACTGCGCACCGCCGCTTGGCGGGCCATCTGGGGCGCACTGACCCACAACCCGGTCTACACCGCCCGCTATACGCACCTGACCACCCGTGAAACCAACCCGCTGCGCCCGGGACAAGCCCGCACGGCCCTCGCAGCGGCACTGCTGCGACAGCTGTTCGTGGTCGTCACCCGCCGGGTGGCCTGGGATCCGGCGGTTGCCGCCGGCACTACGAAGGAGGTGGCGCCGCAGGCCGCATAG
- a CDS encoding aromatic-ring hydroxylase C-terminal domain-containing protein, whose product MEIDLRPYRIGGEVTGDWTGPYGVNADGAVLVRPDRFIAWRSKGPGTAAELEKALRTVLAR is encoded by the coding sequence ATGGAGATCGACCTGAGGCCGTACCGGATCGGCGGCGAGGTGACCGGCGACTGGACCGGGCCGTACGGAGTCAACGCCGACGGAGCGGTCCTAGTCCGCCCCGACCGCTTCATCGCCTGGCGCAGCAAGGGCCCCGGCACGGCGGCCGAGCTTGAGAAAGCGCTCCGCACGGTCCTCGCTCGCTGA
- a CDS encoding FAD-dependent monooxygenase has product MLERIPVLIVGAGLSGLSTAVFLGLHGTPSLVVERHASTSTHPKARGQQQHTMEALRLAGLEAAFTEASPKDQGFLLRIAHSANGPVFREILHDTFVWSGDRWPS; this is encoded by the coding sequence ATGCTCGAACGCATTCCAGTCCTGATCGTCGGCGCGGGCCTGTCCGGGCTGTCGACCGCCGTTTTCCTCGGCCTGCACGGCACGCCGTCACTGGTGGTGGAGCGGCACGCGAGCACCTCCACCCATCCGAAGGCGCGCGGCCAGCAGCAGCACACGATGGAAGCGCTCCGCCTAGCCGGTCTCGAAGCCGCCTTCACCGAGGCGTCCCCCAAGGACCAAGGCTTCCTGCTGCGCATCGCGCACAGCGCGAACGGCCCGGTGTTCCGCGAGATCCTGCACGACACCTTCGTGTGGAGCGGCGACCGGTGGCCGAGTTGA
- a CDS encoding plasmid mobilization protein, with amino-acid sequence MAMTLRLTEEENQRLTELAAAEGRSKQEVVRSALADRWARQQKDQQLDEVIRRVLPRYRGLLDKLGPA; translated from the coding sequence ATGGCAATGACCCTGCGCCTCACCGAGGAAGAGAACCAACGGCTCACCGAGCTGGCGGCGGCCGAGGGCCGGTCCAAGCAGGAGGTTGTGCGCAGCGCGCTGGCCGACCGCTGGGCGCGTCAGCAGAAGGACCAGCAGCTCGACGAGGTCATCCGGCGGGTGCTTCCGCGATATCGGGGATTGTTGGACAAGCTCGGCCCCGCATGA